In Populus nigra chromosome 10, ddPopNigr1.1, whole genome shotgun sequence, the following proteins share a genomic window:
- the LOC133704998 gene encoding protein BIG GRAIN 1-like E, whose product MSITGLSSDTGKPYKKSLHRRNDSDELGVFEAARYFSGYNEAGAGYNGAVYTQKVMREDHKHSWRVGRVSLDVPMRNPLPHHLHQHSHTVEKQILKEKKYKQPSSPGGRLASFLNSLFNQTSSKKKKSKSTTQSMKDDDESPGGRRKRRSSISHFRSSGTSTDTKSLYSSSSSGFMTPPPYTHTPTKGYKEFRSYSDHRQIVSLPKQNGIVKSIAFRNEILDDKRNTDLSWLEEKYKFNDGFSGQKVPRNRGNQHLEKDRTWVDQYPSEEKECRKFDEVDDGTESDSSSDLFELQNYDLAGTYSNGLPVYETTHMDSIKRGAVPISNGTV is encoded by the coding sequence ATGTCCATCACCGGACTCTCATCAGACACCGGTAAACCTTACAAGAAGTCCTTGCATCGGAGAAATGATTCTGACGAGCTTGGTGTATTTGAGGCAGCAAGGTACTTCTCGGGATACAATGAAGCAGGTGCAGGTTATAATGGCGCAGTTTACACACAGAAAGTCATGAGAGAAGATCATAAACATTCTTGGAGGGTAGGAAGAGTGAGCCTAGATGTACCAATGAGGAATCCACTACCTCATCATCTCCATCAACATTCTCATACAGTGGAGAAGCAAATACTGAAAGAGAAGAAATACAAACAACCAAGCTCTCCAGGTGGGAGACTAGCCAGCTTCTTGAATTCTCTCTTCAATCAAACAAGCTccaaaaagaagaaatcaaagtCCACCACACAATCAATGAAAGATGATGATGAGAGCCCCGGTGGTAGGAGGAAAAGGAGGAGCAGCATTAGTCATTTTCGAAGCTCAGGCACTAGTACTGATACAAAGTCTTTgtattcttcttcaagttctggTTTTATGACACCCCCTCCTTATACACACACTCCTACAAAGGGCTACAAGGAGTTCAGAAGCTATTCAGATCACAGGCAAATAGTTTCCCTGCCAAAGCAGAATGGGATTGTGAAGTCCATAGCCTTCCGAAATGAGATATTGGATGATAAAAGGAACACAGATTTATCTTGGCTGGAAgagaaatataaattcaatgatGGGTTCTCAGGTCAGAAAGTACCCAGGAATCGTGGTAATCAACATTTAGAGAAAGACAGGACTTGGGTTGACCAGTATCCATCGGAGGAAAAGGAATGTAGGAAGTTTGATGAGGTGGATGATGGAACTGAGAGTGATTCAAGCTCTGATTTGTTTGAATTGCAAAACTATGACTTGGCCGGTACCTACTCAAATGGTCTGCCTGTGTATGAAACAACACATATGGATAGCATCAAAAGAGGAGCAGTACCAATTTCCAATGGAACCGTATGA